ATACGCCCAGCGAGCAGCAGGCGTTGGCCGAATCCATCGTGTTGTGGGAGTTCACAGACTCTCCCGGGGCCGGTTTGCTGGGTGTGGTGTCAGGAGCCAAGTTCCTGCTCCAGGGCATTTTGACCGACGGGCTTTATGACGTGCTGGGCGAGGTACTCGATCCGGCGTTTGTCGAGAGCGTCATCGAGAGCACGGTGGAGCCGGCCTGCGAGGCGATTCTGGGGCCGTTGAGCGTGACCTGTAGCCTGGTCTCTGATCTGTCGGACCTGCTCATCACCATTGCCAGCCCGGTCTTGGCGCTGCTGTCCGACCTGCTAGGCCTGTCGGCGGTGGTCACAGATCTGCCATTGCTGCCCACCGTCACGGATCTGGTCGATGACTTACTGGAGGTCTTGCTGGGCATGGACGAATATCCGGGTTCGCCGGAACTGGGCTACACCTTCGCCCAGCCGAATATCGTTCGTCTGGCCGATGGGCGCTGGGCCATGGTGACCGGTAACGGTTACCACAGCACCGACATCGATCTGCGCGTGAGTGATCAAAGCAGCCCCGCGCTGGCGAATCTGGGCTTTAGCGCCACGGGCAACGCGGTGGTCTTCGTCGTGGACCTGGCCACCGGGCTGTTCGACCCCGATGATCAGGGTGGCCAGTTCGATACCGGCTCGGGATCGTGGATCTCTCCAAGCGAGTTGACGAACCCCGGTGACACGCCGGTCAGCGCCAGCGTGCCGTTGCTTGAGGATGTGAGCGCGCTTAGCGAGCTGGGTGTACCGGCGGCGCGACCCAATGGCATGGCCGATGTCGCCCCGGTGGATCTCGATGGTGACGGCATTATCGACCGGCTCTATGCCGGGGACGAGCGCGGTGCCCTGTGGCGGATCGATGTGGATGACGCAGACCCTGACAACTGGCGCTTCGCCTTTGCCGATGGGAGCACCCCCGAGCCCCTGTTCGATGCCTCGGTGGCCTCCTCACGATTACAGCCGATTACCACGCGGCCGGAGGTCACGTTCCACCCCACACTGCCGGGTTACATGGTGTTGTTCGGGACCGGCAAATTCCATGAAGTTGAAGATTTGTCTGCCACCGGCCTGGATACGCAGAGCTTCTACGGCATCTGGGATCAGTACGCCGGCGGGAGCACCGCACCGGACATCGATGACGCGGATCTGCTGGAACAGACCATTGATGACGAGTCGACCATCGAAGCGGATGTGGACGGTGATGGCGTGACCGAGCCCACTCGCTTCCGAGTGACCAGCAACAATGTGCCCAGCTGGCGCACCGGTACGAATACCGGGGCGGATACCCACCTGGGCTGGAAGCTGGACATGCTGGTGGACGGCGAGACGGACAACCAGGGGGAGCGCATTCTCGGTGACCCGCGGCTGCGCAACGGGCAGATCAGTTTTGCCACGGTTATACCGGGTGAATCGCAGTGCCTGTTCGAGGGCAAGTCCTGGTTCTTCAGACTGGACGCTGGTTCGGGCGGTCGCACGCTGATCGCGCCCTATAACAACTACATTGATGATCTACCGCCGTCAGCCATTCAGAACGATGCGATTTCCGAGCTGCCGCAGGTTTTGCTGACGCCAACGGGGCAGGAGGTCAACCTGGCCCGCGACGAAGGCGGTGAGATCAATGCCGTGCTCACCGAGCCGGGGGGCTTCGAGCGTCAGCGTGCAACATGGCGGGAACTGCGATGAACCAGAATCAGGGCGTCACGCTCATCGAGCTGATCATCACCGTGGCTATTATCGGCATTCTTGCTGCGATCGCCTTTCCCTCTTATGAGAAGTATGTGCAGCGCACCCATCGGTCCGAGGTGATCGCCAACATGAGTGAGATGGCGCAATGGCTGGAGCGTCAGTACAGCAAGAACAACCAATATCCGACCGCGGCGCAGAGCGCCGCCCAGGTCAGCGCGGCCGGAACCGATCGATATAACGTCGCCATTGCATTCACCCAGACCAATGGGCGTAACACCGACTACAGCATCACGGCGACGGCCACCGGGCCCCAGACCAGCGATTCTGCAGACGGCCAGTCCTGTGCCACGCTCACCCTGACCGCCATCGGCAATCAGACCCCTGCAGCCTGTTGGAACTAGGCTGACCGATGGCCTCGTCGGGTGGGTCCAGCCTGAGCGCAGGCCGCAGACCGCGGCCCCCTAACGGGCCCGTGCAGCCGCCGTGGTGGGTTTCGCTTGCCGTGCGCCGCCGGGCTGTGAACACTAGTCCCTGAATATCCAAGCACAGGGATGGCTTATCACTTCCGAGCAATCAGGTCTGCGTGTCGGTGTTGATCTGGGTGGCACCAAGATCGAAGCCGTGGTCATGGACCACGCGTCGCAAATCGTGGCCCGACAACGCCGCCCCACGCCTCGTGACGACTACACGCGCATCCTCGACACCATTGCCGAGCTGGTCGGGGCAGTTGAAGCCGATGTGACCGCTGGCCCACTGCCGGTGGGTATCGGGACGCCGGGCAGCCTGTCGCCGGCGACCGGACGCCTGCGTAACTCCAATACGGTGGTGATGAATGGCCAACCCTTTGTTGCGGACATCCAGTCTCGGCTCGACCGGGAAGTGCGGATTGCCAACGATGCCAACTGCCTGACCCTGTCCGAGGCT
Above is a window of Abyssibacter profundi DNA encoding:
- a CDS encoding type IV pilin protein, which codes for MNQNQGVTLIELIITVAIIGILAAIAFPSYEKYVQRTHRSEVIANMSEMAQWLERQYSKNNQYPTAAQSAAQVSAAGTDRYNVAIAFTQTNGRNTDYSITATATGPQTSDSADGQSCATLTLTAIGNQTPAACWN